AGAAGAACCCTTGAAGAAGCCTCTAACTGGGAGATACCAGCATACATTAACACGCTCGATAATGCTGACTGGGAGGTATTGAAAAAGAAGCTGCGTAGGAAATACCCTGAGTCCGTCATCTACATGCCGGACCCCGTGGATCCTTTAAGAAACGTTACCGCTAACGTTAGCCTGAAAACCCTTTCAACATTCATCCTGGGCGCAAGATGCTTCCTGAGCAACCCAAGCATCGAGTTCTTCACCGCCGAGCCCCAGCCGGCTCCGCTGGACGAGATCGTTAAACACTCCGCGGATAGGTGCTTGGTGGTTTTGAAATACGATCTCCCTGAAGCACCGCCCCCTGATGTCCTCTGGGGAGAGCTTCAGCGGGTTGAAACAAACGTTGTCAACTTGCTGGAGAATCGTGATTTCGAAGTCATAGATTCGTCAGCATGGTCTAACGAGAAAGACACTGCTTACATCATGTTAGAAGCATCATTCTGCTCCACTCCAGACTACAAGCTGTATGTTGGACCCAAGGTAACAATCAAAGACAGGAGTGAAAACTTCATATCCAAACACTCTAAAAACGAGTACGGCCCCTGGATTGGTAAAGACGGCAGGCTCAGGTCGTTGAGAAGGCGTGAAATATCCGATATAGTAGATGCTTTGAAGGAGTTAGTTAAGGAGTACAACTCTCCGCCTCATTTAAAACCTCTGAACCCCCGTGTTTCAAAACTTAGCCCTGAAATAATGAGGGAGATCGCGGAGAAAGGAGGATATGCTTGGTTGATGGAGTTTGTTTTGAAGAAACCATCGTGGATGGCGAAGTGCACTGGCTAGCCAGGCCGGATGAGTTCGTGGCTAGAATAGTCTGCTTCCCACTTTCAAACTGCAGTGTTCTTGAACAAAGGCTGAACAATCTCATATCTGACGGCTTCACATACTTACTTGAAACAGGCTGGAGCTTCCATGGGTTAAGGCTTGTTGGAAAAGGCTATTCCGGGGTTGTCGTGCTGGCTAAGCATCCTAGACATGGCTTAGGAGCCTTGAAGCTTCGGAGGCTTGACAGCCGTAGGGATAGTTTAAGGCATGAGGCATTAATGATGAAGCAGGCTTATGAGACAGGATTAGCTCCAAGACTGTTTACCGAGCATGATGACTATATTTTCCGAGAGTACTTCCCACCCTGGGACTGCACGCCCTTCGACGACTTCGTCGAGAACAGTGTTTTAAGAGGAGACTTACCGGTTCTAACCTCCATGCTCAGAACATTACTGGAGAAATTGAACATTCTAGACAGAATTAGAATAGACCATGGAGAGCTGAACAGGCCCGGCGACCACATCCTAGTATGTGGAAACAGGCTGGTGCTTATCGATTGGGAGAGCGCGAGGAGATCTAACACCCCGCGGAATGTTACAAGCGTTTTCTCACACCTAGTATTTAGATCCCCGTTTAAAGAAGCATTAATAGATTATTTCAAATGGAATCCTTCAATAGTAGTTGAGAAATTGAAACACTACAAGAAAACATATGATTTCAGCATTATAGAAGAATTGTTTATAAAAGCAGGTTAGTGATGAATAGGTACTTCTCTCCTATCAGCAACAGGTATCTTGCTCCCCGCCACATATTTCTTGGCGCTCGCAATTCGGATATCGTTCAGGCTTGGCATAGAGAGATCGTGCTTACACCTAGGGCAAATCCCGCCGTGAATCCTGTAAACCTCCTCGGGCGTTGGAACCCCGTAATAATCCTGTCCAACCTCGTAGAACACGGAGAGTATGTATCCACAGTTCCCACAGATGTATCGCACGGGCATCAGGATCACCGATAGGTATTAATTTGGTATTACCGAGTGTTAAGATACTGGGCCAATAATACTTGAAACAAACAATTAAAAATCTCCATAACTTTTCAACAAGTAATAGGTGAAGATTTTAATTAAACAATTAATGTATTATATGCCAAAAGGCTTAAATACTAAACCACATAGGCGAAAGTATTCGATAATTAGAAATGAAAACAGTTTTAAATCTTCATTAATATTTTCATGTAGGATAGGGGCCGTAGTCTAGCCTGGCTAGGATGCCGGCCTGGGGTGATTACCCCGCTGGCCAGGTAAGCCCGGAGCGCCGGTGATCCCGGGTTCAAATCCCGGCGGCCCCATTACCGCCTTTTACGAAGAAAGTATCTCCCGTATCTTGTCGGCAAACCTCTTCCGGTTTACAATGAATCTCTCATGCACTCCTTCGCCAATGACCATGTCCTTATATGTTGCTTGAACGCTGAACACTACCTTTCTTCCCTCGACACTGGTGATTGAGGCTTTCACCTTCACCACAGAATTCGATGGAGCCGGGTTAAGGTGTTTAACATTGACGAGGACTCCAACACTCGTGTATTCTTCGGGGAGGTGTTTTTGAAGACACCTTAAAGCCACACCCTCCATGAACGCGATCATGCTTGGTGTTGAAAGAACCGATACATCCCCGCTTCCAACATGCTTCGCCGTGTGAACATCGAGGACTTTAAATTCCTCCTCGCACACTTCTCCAACAGGTATTTGGAAGCTCATGGTGTTCACGCCAGGGAAATCATTATACATGAGCCCGTATAAAATAGTTTGTAAGAAGGCAATAATTTTAAACCTTGATAACTATTATCAGGGTTGGATTATGCTGTTTAAGGGTGATTGACGTGAGTGGTGCTGCAGAATATGTCGTGAAAGTAAGGGATAAGGAAATAGTTATAGATGAAAAAGTCCTGGCAGTGTTGAGAGAGTATTTGAAAACACCCATGGGTCTTGAAGAGCTTGCGGAGAAACTAGGCTTGGAGGGCTGGGAGGAAGCATACGAGTTTATCAAGGCTATTCCAGCCTGGATACTGTGGACGCCTCCCTCAATGTGGAAGTATAGGAAAGAGTGGATCGCTAGGAGCAAGCCTACACAGTGATTCCCCCGAATAGAATGAGCGCTTTCTTCACACTTTAACGCGTTTGCATTGTGTAATTGTTCAAGCTGGAGATTTCACTCGTTGTCAAAGTATTTCCCCTAGCTCACTCGCTGACCACCAGAGGAAAGGGTCGAGATCGTTTTAAACTTCTTTATAGATCTTCATAATAACCCAGTGATTAGCAGTATCAACAAGTAGTGAATGCTTGTTGAGAGGGTTTGCTTATGGATATGGGATTCCATCAAGCAATAGGTGCTCTACTAGTATTACTGATTATCCTACCCTTAGTCGCTAGGACAAGGCTTCTCAGAATCCCTATTTGGAGCTTCATGGCTTTCGCATCATTTATTAGTGTTTTAACAGAGCTTGTCTCATTGGATGAGCTCGGGGTTATAATCGACTTAAATGTCATTCTCTTCCTGATCGGAATGTTTAGCATAGTCGGACTTGCAGAATCCTCGGGGCTTTTAGAGTATATTTCCTACGCGTTCATCTCGAGGTTTAGAAGCCGATACGGCTTAATCCTCGGCTCCTCAATTCTCTACGGACTACTCGCCGCGTTCACCGTGAACGATACCGTGGCCTTGATGGGGCCTCCTATCGCGTACACGGTGGCAAGAGTCGCTCAAACACCGCTATCCTTCTCATTTATACTGCTCGCCTTCTCCTTAACGATAGGCTCAGTAATGACGCCTATAGGGAACCCTCAGAACATGTTGATAAGCATTAACAGCGGCCTTCAAGCCCCTTTCCCAGTCTTCATGTACTATTTAACAATCCCCACGCTTGTAAACCTTATCGTAACCCCGCTACTCTTGATAAAAATCTATGGTATTAGAAATGAGAGAATTGAGATAGCCTCAATACCATCAGAGTACTTGAGATCTAGGAGGGATGCTGTGCTAGCCCTTGTCGGACTGGTTACAGCGATCATCGCACTTGTAGTCAACGATTTCCTAGCCTTGTACGGGATGCCTCATATCAGCGAGAAGGGTTTCATCCCATTCGTTATCGCGGCAGGAATTTACATATTCACGACAAGCCCTCGGGAATCGCTTTTAAGGGTTGACTGGGGCACTGTAATGTTTTTCATAACCATGTTCATCACTACAGAAGGAATTTGGAGGAGCGGGATTATTCAGCCTGTTTTAAACCTTCTGTCCCTCGGGGGCTGCGGCTCCACTTTATCAATAGCCTCGATAACTCTCTCATCACTACTGATAAGCCAGGTTCTCAGCAACGTGCCTTTTGTCAACCTGTATATTGGTTATTTGAAAAACATTGGGTGTACAGGAAGCAGTATTCCTGAATGGCTAGCTCTTGCCTCTATGTCTACCATAGCTGGAAACCTTATGCCGCTTGGCGCTGCATCTAACATAATCATTATGGAGTACCTTGAGTCGAGATACAAGACTACCTTGTCCTTCAAGGAGTTTGTCAGGGCCGGGGTACTGGTGACGGTGGTGAACACCCTGATATACTATCTTTTCCTATTACCTCTCACCATTTGAGCGTAGCACACGGTTGTTTAAGGCTTGAAGGACGCTAAAGCTGTAGGATCGGTCACGTGTGAGGAATTTGTTTCAAGGTTAAGTATTTCCATGCGGTAATATAGTGTAATAGAGATGGTTTAACGGGAAACCAGCCAGGTCGGAGGGAGGATCGCGCACGGAAAACCCTGTTTTATTGGTTACATGTAGGCAGGGATGCGATGAGTGGTGTGAGGAAGAGGTAGGTAATATTGTCTTCAGGAAAGACCCTGAGCTGAGGATTGAGAAAACCCCGTATCCAGGAGTACTACTAGTGTATAGTAGGGTTTTGACACCAGATAGGGCTTACAGAGCAGTGGTTTTCAGGGAGTACGGGTTTGTAGAAAACATTATACCTGTGCAGTGCACTGGTTTGATTGAAGACTTCGACCGCTTCCTCCAGTGCGTGGACGGCCTGCTCCAGGGTCTCCGAATGGTTAAGTTGAAACTACGGGTGAGAGGGGTGAGAGGTTACAGCGAAGCCTTATGGAGCAGGCTTAAAAACTTTCTGAAGGAGAGAGGTGTCGAGCACTCGCCTGAATCCCCGACCTGCCTCTTCATTGAAACCGTTGGTCTCAACCTCTACGGTGGATTAGGGTATTGTGAACCGGTTTTTAAATATCGTGTGGAATATAGATAAGTGAAAGTTTCGGCGTGGTTTCCTTGGAGAACAAGGATACGTGGAAGATCATTGAGGAGGAGCTTGAAAAACCGAGCATTTTCAAAAGCCGTGAAAGCCTATCTCCCGAGTACATACCAGGCCAGCTTCCGCACAGGGATAAGGAGCTGAAAGCTCTTGCAAGCTACTTCAAGCACTTGGTCACAACCCCGGGTTCCATCTCTCAGAGAGTATTGATAACCGGGAGAATTGGAACGGGTAAAACCGCTTTAGCCAAGGTTTTCGGCAGGGATTTCACCCGGCTTGCCGCTGAGAAAGGGTATAAGGTGAGATACGCGCACGTTAACTGTCACAGGAATAGAAGCCTTTACAACGTTATAGCCGATATTGGAAGACAACTAGATGTTCCGGTACCGCCTAGGGGGCTCTCAAGCAAGGAGATGTACGATCTCATCCTAAACCACCTGGACGAGAGGGATGAGTACGCTGTCATAACTCTAGATGAATTCCACTACTTCGCCAACATATCCGGGCCAGACGCGGTTTACTTCATAGTGAGAACGTACGACGCGGAGGAATTGTTTAGGAGGCTAAACTTCATCTTCATAGCCATAGACCCTGTGAAACTAGGCTTCCTCGACCCCACAACGGAGGGGTATCTGCTGAGACACTTGGTGAAGCTGAATCCTTACACTTCTCAACAATTATTCGACATTCTAAAGTACAGGGCGGGTGAATCAATGTATGAGGGAAGCTACGATGATGAAGTATTAAAATTCATCGCGGACTTCGAAGGCTGGGATAAGGGTGGGGGAGGAAACGCCAGGCATGCATTAGAAATACTTCACGTAGCCGGCAGCTCTGCTGAAGCTGAGGGGAGGAGCCGGATAACCATCGAGGATGTTAGGAAGGCTATAATGAGTACTTCGAGAGAAATACTAACCGTGAGCGAAGCCATAAGGGACAGCCCGATTCACGAACTACTCATACTTCTCAGCATTGTAAAGCTTCTCAGGAAAACCGGTCGAAGCGAGCTGAAAATGGGGGAGGTTGAGGACGAGTACAATGCTGTGTGTGAATTCTATGGCGAGGTGCCGAGGAAGCATACCCAGGTTTACGAGTACGTTATGAACCTGAGCCGGGCGGGCATTATACAAGCACGTTCAAGCGGGAAGGGCCAGAGAGGAAGGTCAACCTTAATAACCCTGCCCTACGGCCCTCTCGACGTTTTG
This region of Thermosphaera aggregans genomic DNA includes:
- the cca gene encoding CCA tRNA nucleotidyltransferase — translated: MDVEKKVLEMLKPRREEYELVENAYKRIAEKIEEKAASSGVQVEVTLQGSIAHDTWLSGDRDLDVFVLFPTTMTLEELRVKGFNILLEAAREIGKYELRFAEHPYVRVFLNGVEADLVPAFKVSDPGKIVSAVDRTPFHTQYVNKTLTPEDKDQVRLLKKFMKTIGVYGAELKTKGFSGYAVELLIAKYRSFRRTLEEASNWEIPAYINTLDNADWEVLKKKLRRKYPESVIYMPDPVDPLRNVTANVSLKTLSTFILGARCFLSNPSIEFFTAEPQPAPLDEIVKHSADRCLVVLKYDLPEAPPPDVLWGELQRVETNVVNLLENRDFEVIDSSAWSNEKDTAYIMLEASFCSTPDYKLYVGPKVTIKDRSENFISKHSKNEYGPWIGKDGRLRSLRRREISDIVDALKELVKEYNSPPHLKPLNPRVSKLSPEIMREIAEKGGYAWLMEFVLKKPSWMAKCTG
- a CDS encoding serine/threonine protein kinase yields the protein MVDGVCFEETIVDGEVHWLARPDEFVARIVCFPLSNCSVLEQRLNNLISDGFTYLLETGWSFHGLRLVGKGYSGVVVLAKHPRHGLGALKLRRLDSRRDSLRHEALMMKQAYETGLAPRLFTEHDDYIFREYFPPWDCTPFDDFVENSVLRGDLPVLTSMLRTLLEKLNILDRIRIDHGELNRPGDHILVCGNRLVLIDWESARRSNTPRNVTSVFSHLVFRSPFKEALIDYFKWNPSIVVEKLKHYKKTYDFSIIEELFIKAG
- a CDS encoding thioesterase family protein; this encodes MYNDFPGVNTMSFQIPVGEVCEEEFKVLDVHTAKHVGSGDVSVLSTPSMIAFMEGVALRCLQKHLPEEYTSVGVLVNVKHLNPAPSNSVVKVKASITSVEGRKVVFSVQATYKDMVIGEGVHERFIVNRKRFADKIREILSS
- a CDS encoding SLC13 family permease, with amino-acid sequence MDMGFHQAIGALLVLLIILPLVARTRLLRIPIWSFMAFASFISVLTELVSLDELGVIIDLNVILFLIGMFSIVGLAESSGLLEYISYAFISRFRSRYGLILGSSILYGLLAAFTVNDTVALMGPPIAYTVARVAQTPLSFSFILLAFSLTIGSVMTPIGNPQNMLISINSGLQAPFPVFMYYLTIPTLVNLIVTPLLLIKIYGIRNERIEIASIPSEYLRSRRDAVLALVGLVTAIIALVVNDFLALYGMPHISEKGFIPFVIAAGIYIFTTSPRESLLRVDWGTVMFFITMFITTEGIWRSGIIQPVLNLLSLGGCGSTLSIASITLSSLLISQVLSNVPFVNLYIGYLKNIGCTGSSIPEWLALASMSTIAGNLMPLGAASNIIIMEYLESRYKTTLSFKEFVRAGVLVTVVNTLIYYLFLLPLTI
- a CDS encoding RNA-binding protein, which gives rise to MVTCRQGCDEWCEEEVGNIVFRKDPELRIEKTPYPGVLLVYSRVLTPDRAYRAVVFREYGFVENIIPVQCTGLIEDFDRFLQCVDGLLQGLRMVKLKLRVRGVRGYSEALWSRLKNFLKERGVEHSPESPTCLFIETVGLNLYGGLGYCEPVFKYRVEYR
- a CDS encoding ORC1-type DNA replication protein — encoded protein: MENKDTWKIIEEELEKPSIFKSRESLSPEYIPGQLPHRDKELKALASYFKHLVTTPGSISQRVLITGRIGTGKTALAKVFGRDFTRLAAEKGYKVRYAHVNCHRNRSLYNVIADIGRQLDVPVPPRGLSSKEMYDLILNHLDERDEYAVITLDEFHYFANISGPDAVYFIVRTYDAEELFRRLNFIFIAIDPVKLGFLDPTTEGYLLRHLVKLNPYTSQQLFDILKYRAGESMYEGSYDDEVLKFIADFEGWDKGGGGNARHALEILHVAGSSAEAEGRSRITIEDVRKAIMSTSREILTVSEAIRDSPIHELLILLSIVKLLRKTGRSELKMGEVEDEYNAVCEFYGEVPRKHTQVYEYVMNLSRAGIIQARSSGKGQRGRSTLITLPYGPLDVLERYLDELIRKKIQLGL